Proteins encoded in a region of the Flavobacterium sp. PMTSA4 genome:
- a CDS encoding Clp protease ClpP translates to MKGIIYITGEIGVETTLNDVVQQVKAQSTADSYLVKIDSIGGYVDSGDDIYNYLVNLGKPVTTYTTKALSIASKIFMAGSTRIIPEGASDAIMIHLPWMQVQGTHQVISDFLKDLKAIEDDLVDFYSKVTEIDKETIHSLLTTETYLDAKQALDWGFATQLQPVQLAVAKLHNNELIDENLMNEIKQTLKEVKDFVFGVKPAIKAELILQDATGVSITFPELSESDSPVQDDTATVDGSPAEGEFTMPDSSVFKFEKGVLTEIIAPVEEDTTQEDTTEQVDAEQINDSEPETKAEVIKEIMKWEIDVVSTSFEAGETVKYEYEGVEYTVGAGEYEIPSTGKRVITNADGVIVEVKDAPSEAETVTEEPAAVESEDLKDMVELIEALAKKNAEIEAKYNVLAKQIGSDFSIQTTEPISSIKKENKEGQKTFSIKRK, encoded by the coding sequence ATGAAAGGAATTATATATATCACGGGTGAAATTGGTGTTGAAACTACATTAAATGATGTTGTTCAACAAGTAAAAGCACAATCAACAGCTGATTCATATTTGGTAAAAATAGATTCAATTGGTGGTTATGTTGATTCAGGTGATGATATATATAATTACTTGGTAAATCTGGGTAAACCAGTTACCACTTATACTACAAAAGCATTATCGATAGCATCAAAAATCTTTATGGCTGGTTCAACCAGAATCATTCCAGAAGGTGCATCTGATGCAATTATGATTCACTTGCCTTGGATGCAGGTACAAGGCACTCATCAAGTGATTTCAGACTTTTTAAAAGACTTAAAAGCTATTGAAGATGATTTAGTTGATTTCTATTCTAAAGTAACGGAAATCGATAAAGAAACTATTCATTCTTTACTCACAACAGAAACATATTTGGATGCAAAACAAGCTTTAGATTGGGGATTTGCAACACAACTTCAACCTGTACAATTGGCAGTAGCCAAATTACATAACAATGAATTAATAGATGAAAATCTAATGAATGAAATTAAACAAACACTTAAAGAAGTTAAAGACTTTGTATTTGGTGTTAAACCAGCAATAAAAGCTGAATTGATTCTTCAAGATGCAACTGGTGTATCAATCACTTTTCCAGAATTATCAGAATCTGATTCACCAGTACAAGATGATACTGCAACAGTAGATGGTTCACCAGCAGAAGGTGAATTCACAATGCCAGATTCAAGTGTTTTCAAATTTGAAAAAGGTGTTTTAACTGAAATTATCGCACCAGTTGAAGAAGATACTACACAAGAAGACACAACTGAACAAGTAGATGCAGAACAAATTAATGATTCAGAACCTGAAACAAAAGCAGAAGTAATTAAAGAAATAATGAAATGGGAAATTGATGTTGTATCAACCTCATTTGAAGCTGGTGAAACTGTAAAATATGAATATGAAGGTGTTGAATATACAGTTGGTGCTGGGGAATATGAAATTCCATCTACTGGAAAAAGAGTTATAACCAATGCTGATGGTGTAATTGTAGAAGTAAAAGATGCTCCAAGTGAAGCAGAAACAGTTACAGAAGAACCAGCAGCAGTTGAATCAGAAGATTTAAAAGATATGGTTGAACTTATTGAAGCATTAGCAAAGAAAAATGCAGAAATAGAAGCAAAATACAATGTATTAGCAAAACAAATTGGAAGTGATTTTTCAATCCAAACAACTGAACCAATCAGTTCAATAAAAAAAGAAAACAAAGAAGGTCAAAAGACCTTTTCAATCAAACGTAAATAA
- a CDS encoding DUF6712 family protein — MNQILTPSNLLDYKDIGQTANAISGDTKIISIIEEAQLTDLKDALGDKFYFDLLSNLDNPIYQDLLSGSTFNYCGVSYYQNGIKALLADYFMAKYILVVNTNLTGFGAVIKHNNNSEPVDRNSLKDYSNFQLKLASSKLEIIRYYLNSNTSKFPNWKNNSITGESTSNRRFRFRKL; from the coding sequence ATGAATCAAATATTAACACCATCTAATCTATTAGATTATAAAGATATTGGTCAAACAGCAAATGCAATTAGTGGTGATACAAAAATCATTTCAATAATTGAAGAAGCACAATTAACCGATTTGAAAGATGCACTTGGTGATAAATTCTATTTTGATTTATTATCAAATCTTGATAATCCAATTTATCAAGATTTATTATCTGGTTCAACCTTTAATTATTGTGGTGTAAGTTATTATCAAAATGGAATTAAAGCCCTTTTAGCTGATTATTTTATGGCAAAGTATATTCTTGTTGTAAACACTAATTTAACTGGTTTTGGAGCTGTTATAAAGCATAATAATAATAGTGAACCAGTAGATAGAAATTCTTTAAAAGATTATTCAAACTTTCAATTAAAATTAGCATCATCAAAACTTGAAATCATTAGATACTATTTGAATTCAAATACATCAAAATTCCCAAACTGGAAAAATAATTCTATTACTGGAGAATCAACAAGTAATAGAAGATTTAGATTTAGAAAACTATAA
- a CDS encoding PBSX family phage terminase large subunit, translating to MKITPSTAFSKIYYLNAPIRVVQGGTSAGKTYSIIQYLILYSLKKKLQISIVAESIPVLKRGAYKDFIDIITSMGLYDESAHNKTDRTYHLNDSKFEFFSADDSKKLRGSRRDILFINEANNISFEAFNELNIRTKNFTFIDFNPTSSFWAHSELIGKEGVDFTILTFRDNEYLDEKIKAEIESMEAKALTSEYWANRWKVMGLGQLGIQSGSVYKDWSEIEELPDDAELLGSGIDFGFTNDPTALVSVYRYDGEIIVDEIIYQKGLLNSQLANLIKGTNAKNNIIYADSAEPKTIAELKSYGLNVLPVVKGKDSISYGIQLIQSQPIKITSRSTNLIKELQNYVWMKDKEGKDLSIPIDDFNHGLDGLRYFFLMKFGNKSGGYKTFRWRR from the coding sequence ATGAAAATCACACCATCAACTGCATTCAGTAAAATTTACTATTTGAATGCTCCTATTCGAGTAGTTCAAGGTGGAACATCAGCTGGTAAAACTTATTCAATAATTCAATATCTTATTCTTTATTCTCTTAAGAAAAAATTACAAATATCAATAGTTGCAGAATCAATACCAGTACTTAAAAGAGGTGCTTACAAAGACTTTATTGATATTATAACTTCAATGGGATTATATGATGAATCAGCACACAATAAAACTGATAGAACATATCATTTAAATGATTCCAAATTCGAATTCTTTTCTGCCGATGATTCAAAAAAATTAAGAGGTTCAAGAAGGGATATTCTTTTCATAAATGAGGCAAACAATATATCATTTGAAGCTTTTAATGAATTAAACATAAGAACAAAGAACTTCACTTTTATTGACTTCAACCCTACTTCATCATTTTGGGCTCATTCTGAATTAATTGGTAAAGAAGGTGTTGATTTTACAATTCTAACATTCAGAGATAATGAATATTTAGATGAAAAAATCAAGGCAGAAATTGAAAGTATGGAAGCCAAAGCCCTTACATCTGAATATTGGGCTAATAGATGGAAGGTAATGGGGCTTGGTCAATTAGGGATTCAATCAGGTTCAGTTTATAAAGATTGGTCAGAAATTGAAGAATTACCAGATGATGCAGAATTACTTGGTTCAGGTATTGATTTTGGGTTTACAAACGACCCAACAGCACTTGTTTCAGTTTATAGATATGATGGAGAAATCATTGTTGATGAAATCATTTATCAAAAAGGATTATTGAACAGTCAACTTGCTAATCTAATCAAAGGTACTAATGCGAAAAACAATATAATATATGCTGATTCAGCTGAACCAAAAACAATTGCTGAATTAAAATCATATGGATTAAATGTATTACCAGTTGTTAAAGGAAAAGATTCAATTAGCTATGGTATTCAATTAATACAATCACAACCAATAAAAATAACATCAAGAAGTACCAACCTTATTAAAGAACTCCAAAATTATGTTTGGATGAAAGATAAAGAAGGTAAAGATTTATCAATTCCAATTGATGATTTTAATCACGGATTGGATGGCTTAAGATACTTTTTCTTAATGAAGTTTGGAAATAAAAGCGGTGGTTATAAAACTTTCAGATGGAGAAGATAA
- a CDS encoding phage holin family protein, with the protein MNFNNIYVFDFQIKSFLFSLLISVITILTPIKAFLIICSLFVGADTVFGIYTTIKLNGLKSFRSNLLFNVVVKTFFYMGAIVLAYLIDKHIFEGSIMGVNLLITKAITLLWCYIELKSLNQTSMKLGNKSLWVLVKDMFNKGKEFKKDLGDIINNNDNQEIEE; encoded by the coding sequence ATGAACTTTAACAATATATATGTATTTGATTTTCAAATTAAATCATTCTTATTTTCACTATTAATTAGTGTAATTACCATACTTACACCAATAAAAGCATTCCTTATAATCTGCTCATTATTTGTTGGTGCAGATACTGTATTTGGCATTTACACAACAATTAAATTAAACGGATTAAAATCATTTAGAAGTAATCTATTATTCAATGTTGTTGTTAAAACTTTTTTCTATATGGGTGCTATTGTTTTAGCATACTTAATTGACAAACACATTTTTGAAGGTTCAATTATGGGTGTAAATCTATTAATCACAAAAGCAATAACTCTTTTATGGTGCTACATTGAATTAAAATCACTTAATCAAACATCAATGAAACTTGGTAATAAATCTTTATGGGTTTTAGTCAAAGATATGTTCAATAAAGGCAAAGAATTCAAAAAAGACCTTGGTGATATTATAAACAATAATGACAATCAAGAAATAGAAGAATAA